The DNA region CACAGTCTGGGCGTGTGGCTCCCCCACCTCGTCGTGCGTCACGATGGCGGGACCCATCGGCCCGAACGTGTCAAAGGACTTGCCTAGCACCCATTGGGTGCCGCGCTTTTGGATGTCGCGGGCGCTGACATCGTTGAACACCGTGTACCCCGCGATGTAGCCTCGCGCGTCGACTCGCGATACGTTCTGCGCGGTGGCCCCGATGACGATGGCCATTTCGCCCTCGTAGTCGACCTGAGTGCTCACGGCAGGAAGCACGGTGACGTCCTCTGGACCGACGACGACGTTCGACGTCTTGACGAAGATCTCGGGGAACTCCGGCGCGACGGGGCCATCACCACCATGTCCTTGATAGTTGTAGCCGACGCACACGATCTTGCCGGGTCGCGGAATGGGCGCAAGCAACGTGACGTCGGCACGCGGCATTCTCATGCGAGTGGGCGCTGAGGCAGCCGCCTGGGCCATCTCCAGACCTGCCTCACCCGCAGCTAGCAGGCCAATCATGGTGCTTGGCGCACCGGAGACAGAGGCAGCGATGTCCACCACAGTGGATCCACCGTCAAGCAGCACACCCACGCGGGCGCCGCGACCGGCCTCGAATGTCACGAGCCTCACGACAAGTCCCTCTCAATCCGCGCGCTCACCAGTACGGCGTCCAATCGGGCACCACCACACGCGTGAGCGCCTCAAGGTAGAAGTAGTCGCCCCAGAGGTTACCCTCGTCGACGCCGACTCCCTTTGGCTCGTCGTAGACGCCGTGCGCGAGGAGTGCATTGGAGTCTTCGTCGGCCGAAGGGGTATAGAGAGACATGAGCGACGACAGGATCGTGAAGGCTGCGTCCCTGTAGCGATCTGCATCCGGTCCCGCACACGCTCCCGCGAGCTCAAGCAAGCCGGTAGCGGCGATCGCGCCCGACGAACTGTCGCGAGGCGCGTCGGCGCCCTCGCCGAACGCAAGGTCCCAGTACGGAACGCTGTCTTCGGGCAGGTGGTCCAGAAAGTAGTCCGCACACCGGCGCGAGGCCTCGAGGAAGGTCTCGTCTCCTGTGTGCCGGTAATTGATCGCGAAGCCGTAGATTCCCCACACCTGGCCGCGCGCCCAACACGAATCGTCGGCGTGGCCCTGCGCGGTACCGCCGCGGAGCGCCGCGCCGGTCTCCGTGTCCCAGTAATAGGTGTGGAACGTCGAGGAGTCTGGCCGGATGATGTGGTCGCGCAGTTGTCGCACGTGGGCCGTCGCTGCGTTCGCGAAGGTGGCATCGCCCGTCACTTCGGACGCCCAAAAGAGCAACGGGGTGTTCATGAGGCTGTCGATGATCGTGCGACCACGCTGCTCGAGATTGTCGAGGTCGCCCCACGCCTGGATGATGCGCGCCTTCTCGTGGTAACGCGTCATGAGGTGCCTGGCAGCCGCCAGCGCCGCGTCGCGTGCCTCGATGTCGCCGTCCTCCCGCCATGCGATCGCGCACGAAAGCGTGTAGAGGAATCCGAGGTCGTGGGTCTCGATGTCGATCGCGTTCTCGATGCGCTCGCGGAAGCTGCCGATGTGCCGCAGCGCAAGTCGCCGATAGTTGTCACCGGGGGCAAGCTCGGACGCTAGCCACAACATGCCTGGCAAAAAGCCGGTGGTCCAGCCGGTGTTGGCACCGTCCGGCAGGCCGGTGCGGCGCCTTAGGTGATAGATGCCGCCAATGGTGGTGTCGTCCGGATAGCCAACAGCGAACGTGCGCACGTTCGCGTCAATGACCGCGAGCGCCGCATCGGTCGCGGCACGCGCGCGCACCCCGAGGTCATGCGAGACGCCAATGTCACTCATAGATATGTCCTTTCGGTGGGCGACGACGGCCGCCCATCAAGCGTCACCATGTCGGTGCGAGCTCACGCTCGGGAACCGCCAGCGCGGGACGCAGGGTGTACGAGGAATTCGCCCAGGCCAGGTAGAGCACCGGCGCAGCGATGAAGCCAAGGCCCAGAGCGGGCTGTACAGCCACGATGGCGGTGAGTACGCCGACGACCACGAGCGAAACCGCGGTGAGGTACCAGCGGCGCACCGCCAGGAACAGGCACGCCTTCCAGGCAGTACGGAGCGTGACACCCGGGTCGGCGGCGACTCCCACGAGGACGTGAAGGGAGACTGCGATCACAAGCACGGCCGCCATGGCGAACATCGGGATCGCGAACGCCCCGACGCTCTTTCCCCACACGGC from Demequina lutea includes:
- a CDS encoding fumarylacetoacetate hydrolase family protein; translated protein: MRLVTFEAGRGARVGVLLDGGSTVVDIAASVSGAPSTMIGLLAAGEAGLEMAQAAASAPTRMRMPRADVTLLAPIPRPGKIVCVGYNYQGHGGDGPVAPEFPEIFVKTSNVVVGPEDVTVLPAVSTQVDYEGEMAIVIGATAQNVSRVDARGYIAGYTVFNDVSARDIQKRGTQWVLGKSFDTFGPMGPAIVTHDEVGEPHAQTVTVACNGETTVRASTADMIFTVEFLVSYLSSVMTLEPGDIIATGTPGKLPEAGAQNRFLAPGDVVTVTFDRIGTLSTTFVAEP
- a CDS encoding glycoside hydrolase family 88 protein; the encoded protein is MSDIGVSHDLGVRARAATDAALAVIDANVRTFAVGYPDDTTIGGIYHLRRRTGLPDGANTGWTTGFLPGMLWLASELAPGDNYRRLALRHIGSFRERIENAIDIETHDLGFLYTLSCAIAWREDGDIEARDAALAAARHLMTRYHEKARIIQAWGDLDNLEQRGRTIIDSLMNTPLLFWASEVTGDATFANAATAHVRQLRDHIIRPDSSTFHTYYWDTETGAALRGGTAQGHADDSCWARGQVWGIYGFAINYRHTGDETFLEASRRCADYFLDHLPEDSVPYWDLAFGEGADAPRDSSSGAIAATGLLELAGACAGPDADRYRDAAFTILSSLMSLYTPSADEDSNALLAHGVYDEPKGVGVDEGNLWGDYFYLEALTRVVVPDWTPYW
- a CDS encoding DUF624 domain-containing protein — protein: MKSGFYSMFQQFTGTIYMALGTNVLLIIATAPLVAVYLLGDLGRSWPLLALFSPLVGPAVAAAFTVFQSYSEQGVATVVRTFVRGWRTTFRRAIIVGVATSTLLFILAVDVVAVWGKSVGAFAIPMFAMAAVLVIAVSLHVLVGVAADPGVTLRTAWKACLFLAVRRWYLTAVSLVVVGVLTAIVAVQPALGLGFIAAPVLYLAWANSSYTLRPALAVPERELAPTW